Proteins from a single region of Aureibacter tunicatorum:
- a CDS encoding sulfite exporter TauE/SafE family protein translates to MLEYLYLLTAGLVGGLLAGFLGIGGGIAFITILPIAITATTQIPSEEMVPFVIANSLFATVFASISGCLALIRRSSFYYHEVAYVALGAISSGLIVNELVHLGHWYSKEKFSIVIIAFLSYLVYTVIKNRNSEGENSAVVEHYKLKLFGGGVASGVISALSGLGGGTVLVPILGKYCQMKVHKSKSISLGMIFCFSFTVSIINFMSTVDLNIGMYHIGYILPEIVVPMGLGALIGSPLGVKFSHNAKPVVINIVFSLFILFLIVKYLIYIFECFF, encoded by the coding sequence TTGTTAGAGTATTTATATTTATTGACAGCCGGCTTAGTAGGAGGACTACTAGCCGGCTTTTTGGGTATTGGAGGAGGAATCGCGTTTATTACGATTTTGCCAATAGCAATTACTGCTACGACCCAAATTCCATCAGAGGAAATGGTGCCTTTTGTTATTGCCAATTCCTTGTTCGCAACAGTGTTTGCATCAATTTCAGGTTGCTTGGCTTTGATTCGTAGATCTTCATTTTACTATCATGAGGTAGCTTATGTAGCTTTAGGGGCTATTTCAAGTGGATTGATAGTTAATGAATTAGTGCACTTAGGCCATTGGTATTCTAAAGAAAAATTTTCGATTGTAATCATAGCTTTCCTTTCCTATTTGGTATATACTGTTATTAAGAACAGGAATTCGGAGGGCGAGAATAGTGCTGTTGTGGAGCATTATAAGCTCAAGTTATTTGGTGGAGGTGTAGCCAGCGGAGTTATTTCAGCGTTAAGCGGACTTGGTGGCGGAACCGTGCTTGTGCCGATATTGGGAAAGTATTGTCAAATGAAAGTGCATAAATCCAAGTCAATTTCGTTGGGAATGATTTTTTGCTTTTCGTTTACGGTTTCCATTATCAATTTTATGTCGACAGTTGACTTGAATATCGGAATGTATCATATTGGATATATCTTGCCCGAGATAGTTGTTCCGATGGGTTTGGGAGCTTTGATAGGTTCTCCTTTAGGGGTTAAATTCAGTCATAATGCCAAGCCTGTGGTTATTAATATTG